In a single window of the Streptacidiphilus sp. P02-A3a genome:
- the istA gene encoding IS21 family transposase codes for MVLDPHRWLELRRFRALYESGAMSQRQIAKETGLNRRTVAKYLSGEVPAAPPQRESGALPRQRAVDEVAPLIDAMLRSEILLKGAVIHERLAQEYGFAINYQRVKIYLQEARPRIAGELGINPGELAGLHRRFEVVPGAQAQVDWGDEGRILAHVGIPKVYSFHMTLSYSRDPFCCFTTSQDLATFFDCHRQAFAHFGGVPMSIVYDRTKTVVRRHVAPGEAVPLHPEAVAFAGHYDFDIDVLAAYRPQGKGRVERQVAIVRDHVLAGRAFSSTEELDAAFTAWVPVRRARVHGTHGEVIGLRAIRDHVALRPLPRAPYVVAQRHLRHVGKDCLVAFDANLYSVPARKVRPRQLVEVRVTKFQVILHSTVPDTTGGTLLAVHSRAVGRGARIVDERHWDGLPTGEGRRTTTGDDPRPRRGLALREEDGPLRALLSRAAAARVEVGRRPLSVYDELTGTRPFTTHPSAEEPC; via the coding sequence GTGGTCTTGGACCCACATCGCTGGTTGGAGTTGAGGCGATTTCGCGCCCTGTACGAGTCGGGCGCGATGAGCCAGCGGCAGATCGCGAAGGAGACCGGGCTCAATCGCCGCACGGTCGCCAAGTACTTGTCGGGTGAGGTCCCGGCCGCGCCACCGCAACGGGAGTCCGGCGCCTTGCCCAGGCAACGGGCGGTGGATGAGGTCGCTCCGCTGATCGACGCGATGCTGCGGTCCGAGATCCTGCTCAAGGGAGCGGTGATCCACGAGCGACTGGCCCAGGAGTACGGGTTCGCCATCAACTACCAACGGGTCAAGATCTACTTGCAGGAGGCCCGGCCCCGGATCGCCGGGGAGCTCGGTATCAACCCCGGCGAGCTGGCGGGCCTGCACCGCCGGTTCGAGGTCGTGCCGGGCGCCCAGGCCCAGGTCGACTGGGGCGACGAGGGACGGATCCTGGCCCACGTCGGCATCCCGAAGGTCTACTCATTCCACATGACGCTGTCGTACTCACGGGACCCCTTCTGCTGCTTCACCACCAGCCAGGACCTGGCGACGTTCTTCGACTGCCACCGCCAGGCGTTCGCGCACTTCGGCGGAGTGCCGATGAGCATCGTCTACGACCGCACCAAGACCGTGGTCCGCCGACACGTCGCCCCGGGCGAAGCTGTCCCGCTCCACCCGGAGGCGGTGGCGTTCGCCGGGCACTACGACTTCGACATCGACGTGCTCGCCGCCTACCGCCCCCAGGGCAAGGGCCGGGTCGAGCGGCAGGTGGCCATCGTGCGCGACCACGTCCTGGCCGGCCGGGCGTTCTCCTCGACCGAGGAACTCGACGCCGCGTTCACCGCGTGGGTGCCGGTCCGGCGCGCGCGGGTGCACGGTACCCACGGCGAGGTCATCGGCCTGCGCGCGATCCGCGACCACGTGGCCTTGCGGCCGCTGCCCCGCGCACCCTATGTGGTCGCGCAGCGGCACCTGCGGCATGTCGGCAAGGATTGCCTGGTCGCCTTCGACGCCAACCTCTACTCGGTGCCCGCCCGCAAGGTCCGCCCGCGCCAACTGGTCGAGGTCCGGGTCACGAAGTTCCAGGTCATACTCCATTCCACTGTCCCCGACACCACTGGCGGCACCCTGCTGGCCGTGCACTCCAGGGCGGTGGGACGTGGTGCCCGCATCGTCGACGAGCGCCACTGGGACGGCCTGCCCACCGGGGAGGGCCGCCGCACCACGACCGGTGACGACCCCCGGCCCCGCCGCGGCCTCGCCCTGCGCGAGGAGGACGGTCCGCTGCGGGCACTGCTCAGTCGGGCCGCCGCTGCCCGCGTCGAGGTGGGCCGGCGACCGCTGTCCGTCTACGACGAGCTGACCGGCACCCGCCCGTTCACCACCCACCCGAGCGCAGAGGAACCCTGTTGA
- a CDS encoding RICIN domain-containing protein — protein MFARTPTLVDLWTCNGGSNQQWNVVNGTLVNPASGKCLDDPGFNTTPGTQLDIWDCNGGSNQEWTLPSS, from the coding sequence ATGTTCGCTCGTACGCCGACACTGGTCGACCTGTGGACCTGCAACGGCGGCTCCAACCAGCAGTGGAACGTCGTGAACGGCACCCTGGTGAACCCGGCATCGGGCAAATGCCTCGACGACCCCGGCTTCAACACCACCCCAGGCACCCAACTGGACATCTGGGACTGCAACGGCGGCTCGAACCAGGAATGGACCCTGCCATCCTCCTGA
- the istB gene encoding IS21-like element helper ATPase IstB, which produces MSELVSNRIRTMAGKLGLPHLVESLNEYAKRADEAKMGYVDFLDLVLSEELAVRDDRRFRQGLRLSKLPHHKTMDDYDFSFQPELDPRKVKDLATLSFVEAKANAALLGPPGVGKTHIAVALAVAACRAGYSIYFTSLDDMVRHLKTAEATGQLTSKLRTYLRPSVLVVDEVGYQPLERAEANLVFQVISKRYEKGSIILTSNKTFSEWGQVFGDEVLATAILDRLLHHCEVIAINGNSYRLKNRLQAIEREADVA; this is translated from the coding sequence TTGAGCGAACTGGTCAGCAACCGCATCCGCACCATGGCCGGCAAGCTCGGCCTGCCCCACCTCGTGGAGAGCCTGAACGAGTACGCCAAGCGGGCGGACGAGGCGAAGATGGGCTACGTCGACTTCCTCGACCTGGTCCTGTCCGAGGAACTCGCGGTCCGCGACGACCGGCGGTTCCGCCAGGGACTGCGGCTGTCGAAGCTGCCGCACCACAAGACGATGGACGACTACGACTTCTCGTTCCAGCCCGAGCTCGACCCGCGCAAGGTCAAGGACCTGGCGACCCTCTCCTTCGTCGAGGCCAAGGCCAACGCCGCTCTGCTGGGCCCGCCCGGGGTCGGCAAGACCCACATTGCCGTTGCCCTCGCGGTCGCCGCCTGCCGGGCCGGCTACTCGATCTACTTCACCAGCCTCGACGACATGGTCCGCCACCTCAAGACCGCCGAGGCCACCGGCCAGCTGACCAGCAAGCTCCGCACCTACCTGCGGCCCAGCGTCCTCGTGGTCGATGAAGTGGGCTACCAGCCCCTGGAACGAGCCGAGGCGAACCTGGTCTTCCAGGTGATCTCCAAGCGCTACGAAAAGGGCTCGATCATCCTGACCTCGAACAAGACCTTCAGTGAGTGGGGACAGGTGTTCGGTGACGAGGTTCTGGCCACGGCCATCCTCGACCGGCTCCTGCACCACTGCGAAGTCATCGCGATCAACGGCAACAGCTACCGCCTCAAGAACCGCCTCCAAGCTATCGAGCGGGAGGCCGATGTCGCCTGA
- a CDS encoding ricin-type beta-trefoil lectin domain protein — translation MSSVPRQRPWQFVLLGLVTLMGFVCPTIAASPARAATAATTINVNGSSAGRTFDGIGAISGGGGNSRLLTDYPAAQQQQILDYLFKPDYGANLQILKVEIGGDANSTDGAEPSIEHTSGNVQCDTGYEFWLMEQAKALNPNIKLYGLAWAAPGWIGGGNFWSTDMINYLVSWLGCAKADGLTINYLGGWNERGYNIAWYEQLRSTLNADGYNSTEIVGADSDWSVANDIADNPAFANAVQIIGTHYPCEGGDGGDADTCPGNTTAESTGKPLWASENGSQDMNTGAPALIRSITRGYTDAEMTAYINWPLIAAITPNLPYPTDGMMTASQPWSGNYTVGESTWATAQVTQFTQPGWQFLNSGSGYLGGTESNGSYVSLKSTNNSDYSTVIETTTATAAQSVNVNVSGGLSTGTVHVWATDVNSPSPSTSLIHTQDLTPSNGSYTLTAQPGYIYTLTTTTGQGKGTAASPAPSALALPYNDTYEADATGSEPKYLETMQGAYQVEPCANGRTGQCVQQMAPIKPIEWQNDSDAFALIGDTTWSNYTVSTDVDLQQAGTAEIYGRANTQDRPQSDQAAYLLRASNTGAWSIDRSDTNGNITTLTSGTTTALGTGSWHTLALTMQGSTISASIDGKALGSATDYTYQTGQAGIGVVGYQTDQFDNLNITPGTGGTGSYPAGPVTSGLSGLCLDDNADSATNGNKVDVYTCNGTPAQVWQYSNGVLENNGSCLDIIGAGSTADGTLVVRVLI, via the coding sequence ATGTCCTCAGTACCTCGACAACGGCCATGGCAGTTCGTGCTGCTCGGCCTAGTGACCCTGATGGGGTTCGTCTGCCCCACCATTGCCGCGTCGCCCGCTCGTGCCGCCACTGCCGCCACCACGATCAACGTGAACGGTTCGAGCGCCGGGCGGACCTTCGACGGGATCGGCGCGATCAGTGGCGGCGGCGGCAACTCCCGCCTGCTGACCGACTACCCGGCCGCCCAGCAGCAGCAGATCCTCGACTACCTCTTCAAGCCGGACTACGGCGCCAACCTGCAGATCCTCAAGGTCGAGATCGGCGGAGACGCCAACTCCACCGACGGCGCCGAACCATCCATCGAGCACACCTCGGGCAACGTCCAGTGCGACACCGGCTACGAGTTCTGGCTGATGGAACAGGCCAAGGCACTGAACCCGAACATCAAACTCTACGGCCTGGCCTGGGCCGCCCCCGGCTGGATCGGCGGCGGCAACTTCTGGTCCACCGACATGATCAACTACCTGGTCTCCTGGCTCGGCTGCGCCAAAGCCGACGGCCTGACCATCAACTACCTCGGCGGCTGGAACGAACGCGGCTACAACATCGCCTGGTACGAGCAACTACGCTCGACCCTCAACGCCGACGGCTACAACTCCACCGAGATCGTCGGCGCCGACAGCGACTGGTCCGTCGCCAACGACATCGCCGACAACCCGGCGTTCGCCAACGCCGTCCAGATCATCGGCACCCACTACCCCTGCGAAGGCGGCGACGGCGGGGACGCGGACACCTGCCCCGGCAACACCACCGCCGAGAGCACCGGCAAACCCCTGTGGGCCAGCGAGAACGGCTCACAGGACATGAACACCGGCGCACCCGCACTGATCCGCTCGATCACCCGCGGCTACACCGACGCGGAGATGACCGCCTACATCAACTGGCCCCTGATCGCCGCCATCACACCCAACCTGCCCTACCCGACCGACGGCATGATGACCGCCAGCCAGCCCTGGTCCGGCAACTACACCGTCGGCGAGAGCACCTGGGCCACCGCCCAGGTCACCCAGTTCACCCAGCCCGGCTGGCAGTTCCTCAACTCCGGCTCCGGCTACCTCGGCGGCACCGAGAGCAACGGCAGCTACGTCTCGCTGAAGTCCACCAACAACAGCGACTACTCGACCGTCATCGAGACCACCACCGCGACAGCCGCGCAGAGCGTCAACGTCAACGTCTCCGGCGGCCTGTCGACCGGCACCGTCCACGTCTGGGCCACCGACGTCAACTCCCCCAGCCCCTCCACCTCACTGATCCACACCCAGGACCTCACACCCTCCAACGGCTCCTACACGCTCACCGCCCAGCCCGGCTACATCTACACCCTGACCACCACCACCGGCCAGGGCAAGGGCACCGCGGCAAGCCCCGCCCCCTCCGCCCTCGCACTGCCCTACAACGACACCTACGAGGCCGACGCCACCGGCAGCGAACCCAAGTACCTGGAGACCATGCAGGGCGCCTACCAGGTCGAGCCCTGCGCCAACGGCCGCACCGGACAGTGCGTCCAGCAGATGGCCCCCATCAAGCCGATCGAATGGCAGAACGACTCGGACGCCTTCGCCCTGATCGGCGACACCACCTGGTCCAACTACACCGTCAGCACCGACGTCGACCTCCAACAAGCCGGAACCGCCGAGATCTACGGCCGCGCGAACACCCAGGACCGCCCACAATCCGACCAGGCCGCCTACCTGCTACGCGCCTCCAACACCGGCGCCTGGTCCATCGACCGCAGCGACACCAACGGCAACATCACCACCCTGACCAGCGGCACCACCACCGCCCTGGGCACCGGCAGTTGGCACACCCTCGCACTGACCATGCAGGGCTCCACCATCAGCGCCTCGATCGACGGCAAAGCCCTCGGCTCAGCCACCGACTACACCTACCAGACCGGTCAGGCCGGCATCGGCGTGGTCGGCTACCAGACCGACCAGTTCGACAACCTCAACATCACCCCCGGCACCGGCGGGACCGGCAGCTACCCCGCGGGCCCGGTCACCTCGGGATTGTCGGGCCTGTGCCTGGACGACAACGCCGACAGCGCCACCAACGGCAACAAGGTCGACGTCTACACCTGCAACGGAACCCCGGCACAGGTATGGCAGTACAGCAACGGCGTCCTGGAGAACAACGGCAGCTGCCTGGACATCATCGGCGCCGGTTCCACCGCCGACGGCACCCTGGTTGTCCGCGTACTGATCTGA
- a CDS encoding lectin, with protein MVSSMDRILGQPVLSSQPLRFLTADHGSLRCLILMERFEPDTRERHRRGCPARHLRQASTGLTDRTTGTTLLPCSPDRQRCHTDWREQMPRPPLRGLQHTLVALLAAGALVGCGAGEGLALAATPQQVSPPAAASRAKAAALVTSPASLVNPFIGTSNQADDFPGADVPFGMVQWSPDTPSRPDGGGYEYNDSSITGFSLTHISGPGCGAAGDIPVLPTVGAVSTSATDAFSHANESATPGSYTVSLNNGVKTELAATTRSGMARFTFPSTTQANLIFKLAGSQNGDSKTQFNIVSSTEVSGQVTSGQFCGAGNSYTVYFDMVFDQPFSTNGTAAVKTTATASSPATTATSGAAEPKNKPTLHGAQPRTAKAVTPRTAADDGYVTFNTTSNPVVQAKVGISYVSVTNAVANRTAENPGWNFAATQSAALGNWNTVLGRVATSGGTASQQAVFYTALYHSLLHPNVISDTDGQYYGFDGKTHTVDSGHSAAYANYSGWDIYRSQAQLEALVDPQAASDTAQSMVDDYVQTGQFPKWSEDNGESYVMVGDPADEILADYHAFGATDFDSATALTDMVAEATTTNNNRPGLNYLEQLGYLPSDGSYGCCNFYGPASTTLEYDSADFAISALAGSLGDTADQTAFANRAQDWHNLFDYSSGFIQPRDQAGPWTSGFSPTSGDNFVEGDSWQYTPMVPFNVHGLATAMGGNSALASFLDTDLSSLTGGNGYTDLGNEPSLDIPWQYDYVGQPYKTQNIVRQVQDQIWTDTPGGLAGNDDLGEMSSWYVWSALGLYPETPGTADLALGSPLFTQAVITLPSGSALTVNGAGAADNAPYVQSATWNGAAWNNAYAPAGAISGGGTLGFTLGTTANTSWASAASAAPPSYPGNPTYTDIGISADSASSSANFDGGGWSYSATALSNAGVTPGSTVSVGGTSFTWPNVAAGQPDNYLANGQSVAASGSGSISFLGSASNGPSSGTATVTFTDGTTQSVPLAFSDWTLNGGSATALSGSTVAATLVYRNQAGSTSDNVRTFLFASAPVTLTAGKTVADVRLPSNVNTGALHVFAIGFSAGGGGTTPTAGPITSGVNSSKCADDFTASTTPGAVVDIWDCNGSAAQQWTFTGGTLQANGLCLDITGAGTANGTLAELWTCNGGTNQQWQADDGTLVNPATGKCLDDPGFNTTNGTQLDIWTCNGGTNQEWNPPASS; from the coding sequence ATGGTGTCGTCCATGGATCGGATCCTCGGACAGCCAGTTCTCTCGTCCCAGCCCCTGCGGTTTCTGACAGCCGATCACGGGAGCTTGAGATGTTTGATCCTGATGGAACGCTTTGAGCCGGACACCCGGGAGCGGCACCGACGGGGATGCCCGGCTCGCCACCTCAGACAGGCCTCAACGGGCTTGACAGACCGCACCACCGGAACGACGTTGTTGCCGTGTTCGCCGGATAGACAACGTTGTCATACCGATTGGAGAGAGCAAATGCCACGACCACCCTTGCGAGGGCTTCAACACACGCTGGTTGCGTTACTCGCTGCAGGTGCCCTCGTCGGTTGCGGGGCAGGGGAAGGGCTTGCCCTTGCCGCGACCCCGCAGCAGGTCAGCCCGCCCGCCGCAGCATCACGCGCGAAGGCGGCGGCGCTGGTCACCTCTCCCGCCTCGCTGGTGAATCCGTTCATCGGCACCTCCAACCAGGCGGACGACTTCCCGGGCGCGGACGTGCCGTTCGGCATGGTCCAGTGGAGTCCCGACACTCCCTCCCGCCCTGACGGTGGCGGCTACGAGTACAACGACTCGTCCATCACCGGCTTCAGCCTCACGCACATCTCCGGCCCCGGCTGTGGCGCGGCCGGTGACATCCCCGTGCTGCCGACCGTGGGCGCGGTGAGCACCAGCGCCACGGATGCCTTCTCGCACGCCAACGAGTCGGCGACGCCCGGCTCGTACACCGTCTCACTCAACAACGGCGTGAAGACCGAGCTCGCCGCCACCACCCGCAGCGGGATGGCCCGGTTCACCTTCCCGTCCACCACCCAGGCCAACCTGATCTTCAAACTGGCGGGCAGTCAGAACGGCGACTCCAAGACCCAGTTCAACATCGTCAGCAGCACCGAGGTCAGCGGCCAGGTCACCAGCGGCCAGTTCTGCGGTGCGGGCAACAGCTACACCGTGTACTTCGACATGGTCTTCGACCAGCCCTTCAGCACCAATGGCACAGCTGCCGTCAAGACCACCGCGACCGCCTCCTCCCCCGCGACGACCGCCACGTCCGGTGCGGCCGAGCCGAAGAACAAGCCGACCCTGCACGGCGCGCAGCCCCGTACCGCCAAGGCCGTCACCCCGCGGACCGCGGCCGACGACGGATACGTCACCTTCAACACCACCAGCAACCCGGTCGTCCAGGCCAAGGTCGGAATCTCCTACGTCTCCGTCACCAACGCCGTGGCCAACCGCACCGCTGAGAACCCCGGTTGGAACTTCGCCGCCACCCAGAGCGCCGCGCTCGGCAACTGGAACACGGTGCTCGGCCGAGTCGCCACCTCCGGCGGGACAGCCTCCCAGCAGGCCGTCTTCTACACCGCGCTCTACCACTCGCTGCTGCACCCCAACGTCATCAGCGACACCGACGGCCAGTACTACGGCTTCGACGGGAAGACCCACACCGTCGACTCCGGCCACAGCGCCGCCTACGCCAACTACTCCGGCTGGGACATCTACCGCTCGCAGGCCCAACTGGAAGCCCTGGTCGACCCGCAGGCCGCCTCCGACACCGCACAGTCCATGGTCGACGACTACGTCCAGACCGGCCAGTTCCCCAAGTGGTCCGAGGACAACGGCGAAAGCTACGTCATGGTCGGCGACCCCGCCGACGAGATCCTCGCCGACTACCACGCCTTCGGAGCGACCGACTTCGACAGCGCCACCGCTCTGACCGACATGGTCGCCGAGGCCACCACAACCAACAACAACCGCCCCGGCCTCAACTACCTGGAGCAGCTGGGCTACCTGCCCAGTGACGGCAGTTACGGCTGCTGCAACTTCTACGGCCCGGCCTCCACCACCCTGGAGTACGACTCCGCCGACTTCGCGATCTCCGCCCTGGCCGGTTCGCTCGGTGACACCGCGGACCAGACCGCCTTCGCCAACCGCGCCCAGGACTGGCACAACCTCTTCGACTACAGCAGCGGCTTCATCCAGCCGCGCGACCAGGCGGGTCCGTGGACCAGCGGGTTCTCGCCCACCTCGGGCGACAACTTCGTTGAGGGCGACTCCTGGCAGTACACACCGATGGTCCCGTTCAACGTCCACGGCCTGGCCACCGCCATGGGCGGCAACAGCGCGCTGGCGAGCTTCCTGGACACCGACCTGTCCTCGCTCACCGGCGGCAACGGCTACACCGACCTGGGCAACGAGCCCAGCCTCGACATCCCCTGGCAGTACGACTACGTGGGCCAGCCGTACAAGACCCAGAACATCGTCCGGCAGGTCCAGGACCAGATCTGGACCGACACCCCCGGCGGCCTGGCCGGCAACGACGACCTCGGCGAGATGAGCTCCTGGTACGTGTGGTCCGCACTCGGCCTCTACCCGGAGACCCCCGGCACCGCCGACCTGGCACTCGGCTCGCCGCTGTTCACCCAGGCCGTGATCACCCTGCCCTCCGGCAGCGCCCTGACCGTCAACGGCGCCGGCGCGGCCGACAACGCCCCCTACGTACAGTCCGCCACCTGGAACGGCGCGGCCTGGAACAACGCCTACGCCCCGGCCGGGGCGATCAGCGGCGGCGGCACCCTCGGCTTCACCCTGGGGACCACCGCCAACACCTCCTGGGCCTCGGCCGCCTCGGCCGCACCGCCCTCCTACCCGGGCAACCCCACGTACACGGACATCGGGATCTCCGCCGACTCCGCCTCCTCCTCGGCGAACTTCGACGGCGGCGGCTGGAGCTACTCCGCCACCGCACTGTCCAACGCGGGCGTCACCCCGGGGAGCACGGTCAGCGTCGGCGGAACGTCCTTCACCTGGCCGAACGTGGCCGCCGGGCAACCCGACAACTACCTGGCCAACGGCCAGAGCGTCGCGGCCTCCGGTTCGGGGTCGATCTCCTTCCTGGGGTCGGCGAGCAACGGCCCCTCCTCCGGGACCGCGACCGTCACCTTCACCGACGGGACCACCCAGTCGGTTCCGCTGGCCTTCTCCGACTGGACCCTCAACGGCGGCTCGGCGACCGCCCTGTCCGGCAGCACCGTCGCAGCGACCCTGGTCTACCGCAACCAGGCCGGCAGCACCTCCGACAACGTCAGGACCTTCCTCTTCGCCAGCGCCCCGGTCACCCTGACCGCGGGGAAGACCGTCGCCGACGTCAGACTGCCCTCGAACGTCAACACCGGCGCGCTGCACGTCTTCGCCATCGGCTTCAGCGCCGGAGGCGGCGGAACCACGCCGACGGCCGGTCCGATCACCTCCGGGGTCAACAGCAGCAAGTGCGCTGACGACTTCACCGCCTCCACCACCCCGGGCGCGGTCGTGGACATCTGGGACTGCAACGGTTCCGCCGCCCAGCAGTGGACCTTCACCGGGGGCACACTGCAGGCGAACGGTCTGTGCCTGGACATCACCGGTGCCGGGACCGCCAACGGCACCCTGGCCGAACTGTGGACCTGCAACGGCGGCACCAACCAGCAATGGCAGGCCGACGACGGCACACTGGTCAACCCGGCCACCGGCAAGTGCCTGGACGACCCCGGCTTCAACACCACCAACGGCACTCAACTCGACATCTGGACCTGCAACGGCGGCACCAACCAGGAGTGGAACCCGCCCGCCTCGTCGTAG
- a CDS encoding NPCBM/NEW2 domain-containing protein yields the protein MPAATSITVDGGQSGRTFDGIGAISGGGGNSRLLTDYPAAQQKQILDYLFKPGYGANLQLLKLEIGGDANSTDGSEPSIEHTKGTINCNAGYEFWLAEQAKARNPDIALYGLAWAAPGWINGGFWSTDTINYLISWLGCAKTHGLDIKYLGGWNERGHDADWYVQLRSALNAAGYSSVELVADDSSWDVADDMATDPAFNNAVSIIGAHYPCGGDGGSADSCSSTQAAQDNGKPLWASENGSQDMNTGAPALIRSITRGYVDAKLTSYFNWPLIAAIYSNLPYSTVGLATANSPWSGSYSIGENTWATAQVTQFAQPGWTFIDQGSGYLGGAESNGSYITLKSPNGTDYSTILETTTATTAQTADFTVKGGLSTGTVHVWATDVNDPNPATDFIHTQDITPTDGTYSLNMLPGYVYSVTTTTGQGKGTATAPAAHPLALPYSDNFNKDAAGTEAKYVSDMQGAFEVQKCAAGRSGMCLQQMAATKPIEWQDDSDAFALVGDPTWTNYSMQADVELAKPGTVELIGRAGTQNRPQSHQQGYYFQISDTGDWTILKSDSDGNRTVLARSSTTALGTGTWHKLKLSFDGPVITASVDGKNVGVVNDSSYAAGQGGLGLTSYDTDQFDNLSFTPITKQAAPVTLTATPSTAAVQLGATVTVTTTVTVPSHAKAAEGINITLAAPGFTFDPQPQVFGEIKPGHSATATWQLTAPTGKATLTTLSAFATFAQDGVANWLSEDSPLSAVYPPPPSGVNNVSDLQFVSATNGWGPVERDQSVGGQNADDGTPLTIDGTVYPKGLGTNSPSDVTIYLGGNCSSFTSIVGDDADADGNGTMTFSVLGDGKTLAATGVVKGGDPAQQLTADLTGVQMLDLVVGDAGDGNAYDHGDWAMPKLTCSS from the coding sequence GTGCCAGCCGCCACGTCGATCACCGTCGACGGCGGGCAGAGCGGTCGGACGTTCGACGGCATCGGCGCGATCAGCGGCGGCGGCGGCAACTCGCGCCTGCTGACCGACTACCCCGCCGCCCAGCAGAAGCAGATCCTGGACTACCTGTTCAAGCCCGGCTACGGCGCCAACCTGCAACTGCTGAAGCTGGAGATCGGCGGGGACGCCAACTCCACCGACGGCTCCGAGCCGTCCATCGAGCACACCAAGGGCACCATCAACTGCAACGCCGGCTACGAGTTCTGGCTCGCCGAACAAGCCAAGGCCCGCAACCCCGACATCGCCCTGTACGGGCTCGCCTGGGCCGCACCCGGCTGGATCAACGGCGGCTTCTGGTCCACCGACACCATCAACTACCTCATCTCCTGGCTGGGCTGCGCCAAGACCCACGGCCTGGACATCAAGTACCTCGGCGGCTGGAACGAGCGAGGTCACGACGCCGACTGGTACGTCCAGCTACGTTCCGCCCTCAACGCGGCCGGGTACTCCAGCGTCGAGCTCGTGGCCGACGACAGCAGCTGGGACGTCGCCGACGACATGGCCACCGACCCCGCGTTCAACAACGCGGTCTCCATCATCGGCGCCCACTACCCCTGCGGCGGTGACGGCGGCAGCGCCGACAGCTGCTCCAGCACCCAGGCCGCGCAGGACAACGGCAAACCACTGTGGGCCAGTGAGAACGGCTCCCAGGACATGAACACCGGGGCCCCCGCCCTGATCCGCTCGATCACTCGCGGTTACGTCGACGCCAAGCTGACCAGCTACTTCAACTGGCCCCTGATCGCGGCGATCTACTCCAACCTGCCGTACTCCACCGTCGGCCTGGCCACAGCCAACTCGCCGTGGTCGGGGAGCTACAGCATCGGTGAGAACACCTGGGCCACTGCCCAGGTCACCCAGTTCGCGCAGCCCGGATGGACGTTCATCGACCAGGGGTCGGGCTACCTGGGCGGGGCCGAATCCAACGGCAGCTACATCACCCTGAAGTCCCCCAACGGGACCGACTACTCCACCATCCTGGAGACCACCACCGCCACCACCGCCCAGACCGCCGACTTCACGGTCAAGGGCGGCCTGTCCACCGGTACCGTCCACGTCTGGGCCACCGACGTCAACGACCCCAATCCCGCCACCGACTTCATCCACACCCAGGACATCACCCCCACTGATGGCACCTACTCGCTGAACATGCTGCCCGGCTACGTCTACTCCGTCACCACCACCACCGGCCAGGGCAAGGGAACAGCCACCGCACCGGCCGCCCACCCCCTGGCGCTGCCCTACTCCGACAACTTCAACAAGGACGCCGCCGGCACCGAGGCCAAGTACGTCTCCGACATGCAGGGCGCGTTCGAGGTGCAGAAGTGCGCGGCGGGCCGCTCGGGGATGTGCCTCCAGCAGATGGCCGCCACCAAGCCCATCGAGTGGCAGGACGACAGTGACGCGTTCGCTCTGGTCGGTGATCCGACCTGGACGAACTACTCCATGCAGGCGGACGTCGAGCTGGCCAAGCCCGGCACGGTGGAGCTGATCGGCCGCGCGGGCACCCAGAACCGTCCGCAGTCGCACCAGCAGGGCTACTACTTCCAGATCAGCGACACCGGCGACTGGACCATCCTCAAGAGCGACTCGGACGGCAACCGCACGGTACTGGCCCGGTCCTCAACGACCGCGCTGGGCACGGGAACGTGGCACAAGCTGAAGCTGTCGTTCGACGGACCGGTCATCACCGCGTCGGTGGACGGCAAGAACGTCGGCGTGGTCAATGACAGCAGCTACGCCGCCGGTCAGGGCGGTCTCGGCCTGACCTCGTACGACACCGACCAGTTCGACAACCTCTCCTTCACCCCCATCACCAAGCAGGCCGCTCCCGTCACGCTCACCGCGACGCCGTCGACTGCCGCCGTCCAGCTCGGTGCCACCGTCACCGTGACCACCACCGTCACCGTCCCCTCCCACGCCAAGGCCGCGGAGGGCATCAACATCACCCTGGCCGCGCCCGGGTTCACCTTCGACCCGCAGCCGCAGGTGTTCGGGGAGATCAAGCCCGGCCACAGTGCCACCGCCACCTGGCAGCTCACCGCGCCTACCGGCAAGGCGACCCTGACGACCCTCAGCGCCTTCGCCACCTTCGCCCAGGACGGCGTCGCGAACTGGCTCAGCGAGGACTCTCCGCTGTCAGCGGTCTACCCGCCGCCGCCGTCCGGAGTCAACAACGTCAGCGACCTGCAATTCGTCTCCGCCACCAACGGCTGGGGCCCGGTCGAACGCGACCAGTCGGTCGGTGGCCAAAACGCCGACGACGGCACCCCGCTGACCATCGACGGCACCGTCTATCCCAAGGGACTGGGCACCAACTCGCCCAGTGACGTCACCATCTACCTCGGCGGCAACTGCTCGTCGTTCACTTCCATCGTCGGTGACGACGCCGACGCCGACGGCAACGGCACGATGACCTTCAGCGTCCTGGGCGACGGCAAGACCCTCGCCGCCACCGGAGTGGTCAAGGGCGGCGATCCCGCCCAGCAGCTCACCGCTGACCTCACCGGCGTGCAGATGCTCGACCTCGTCGTCGGCGACGCCGGAGACGGCAACGCCTACGACCACGGCGACTGGGCCATGCCCAAACTCACCTGCAGCAGCTGA